A genomic stretch from Candidatus Thiothrix anitrata includes:
- a CDS encoding DUF433 domain-containing protein, producing MNVIALNDRITIEAGKRSGKPCIRGLRIAVSDVLGWLAMGMSTKEITEDFPELEDADIYACLKFAASREHSMQVLIAA from the coding sequence ATGAATGTAATCGCATTGAACGACAGGATAACAATCGAAGCTGGCAAACGTAGCGGTAAGCCTTGTATCCGTGGTTTGCGGATTGCGGTAAGCGATGTGCTGGGATGGTTAGCTATGGGTATGAGCACTAAAGAAATAACGGAAGACTTCCCTGAGTTGGAGGATGCAGATATTTACGCTTGCCTGAAATTTGCCGCAAGCCGTGAACACTCCATGCAAGTACTGATTGCAGCATGA
- a CDS encoding 2OG-Fe(II) oxygenase family protein encodes MTESRPPLQTIRELAPNSFIFEKKDAIPGFLCDNMVARFEQNIADQYAGRLGQDTGLNQTIKKTTDIFISGDDKPHWKDVDNNLHRSLALALREFRETFPYFKGAFKDMGYNLQRYQPGEYYHWHIDGGSHQFAERQLVALWYLNDVPAEAGGTTDFLFQNLSVQPEKGKLVLFPPFWTHEHRAGVVKSGAKYIATTWVIFA; translated from the coding sequence ATGACCGAATCACGCCCACCGCTGCAAACCATCCGTGAACTCGCGCCCAATTCTTTCATTTTTGAGAAAAAAGATGCTATCCCCGGTTTTTTGTGCGACAACATGGTGGCGCGTTTTGAGCAAAATATTGCCGACCAATACGCCGGACGCTTGGGGCAGGATACGGGTTTGAACCAGACTATTAAAAAAACCACCGATATTTTCATCAGTGGTGATGACAAACCGCACTGGAAAGACGTGGACAACAATCTGCACCGTTCGTTGGCGTTGGCATTACGCGAATTCCGCGAAACCTTCCCCTATTTCAAAGGCGCGTTTAAGGACATGGGTTACAACCTGCAACGTTACCAACCCGGTGAGTACTATCACTGGCACATTGACGGGGGCAGCCATCAGTTTGCTGAACGTCAACTGGTCGCATTATGGTATTTGAATGATGTGCCAGCGGAAGCAGGCGGCACTACCGATTTCCTGTTTCAGAACCTGAGCGTACAACCAGAAAAAGGTAAGCTGGTGCTGTTCCCACCTTTCTGGACACACGAGCACCGTGCAGGCGTGGTGAAATCCGGGGCAAAATACATTGCAACGACGTGGGTGATTTTTGCTTAA
- a CDS encoding type II toxin-antitoxin system YoeB family toxin, protein MKSLVFEGGTWEVYEALRTKDKTLHKKLCQILKKMLRGDPATGIGKPEPLGGAGTLGK, encoded by the coding sequence ATGAAATCCTTAGTATTTGAAGGCGGCACATGGGAAGTCTACGAAGCCTTACGCACTAAAGATAAGACATTGCACAAGAAACTATGCCAGATACTCAAGAAAATGTTGCGCGGCGATCCCGCCACCGGGATAGGTAAACCAGAACCGCTCGGAGGTGCTGGCACTCTCGGCAAATAG
- the alkB gene encoding DNA oxidative demethylase AlkB codes for MNLNLFNTPPEPWTEPLSPGALVLRQYATAHTDSLLAGIHAIAAQAPFRHMQTPGGYTMSVAMTNCGTAGWITDRKGYRYSTTDPLSGQAWPALPADFRSLAQAAALAAGFPAFQPDACLINRYPVGAKMALHQDRDERDLTAPIVSVSLGLPATFLWGGLQRSDKAVKVPLLHGDVVVWGREARLVFHGIAPLKAGQHPLLGEARINLTFRQVL; via the coding sequence ATGAACCTCAACCTCTTCAACACCCCGCCCGAACCGTGGACTGAACCCTTAAGCCCCGGTGCGCTGGTATTGCGCCAATACGCCACCGCCCACACCGACAGCTTGCTGGCAGGCATCCACGCCATTGCTGCCCAAGCCCCGTTCCGGCACATGCAAACGCCCGGCGGCTATACGATGTCGGTGGCGATGACCAATTGCGGCACGGCGGGCTGGATCACCGACCGCAAAGGCTACCGCTACAGCACCACCGACCCGCTGAGTGGGCAAGCGTGGCCTGCGCTGCCAGCGGATTTCCGCAGCTTGGCGCAAGCCGCAGCACTGGCGGCAGGTTTCCCCGCTTTCCAGCCGGATGCTTGCCTGATCAACCGTTATCCGGTGGGCGCAAAAATGGCACTGCATCAAGATCGCGACGAACGCGACCTGACCGCGCCGATTGTGTCGGTGTCACTGGGTTTGCCCGCGACGTTCTTATGGGGCGGATTGCAGCGCAGTGACAAGGCGGTGAAAGTGCCATTGCTGCACGGCGATGTGGTGGTGTGGGGCAGGGAGGCGCGGTTGGTGTTCCACGGCATTGCGCCACTCAAAGCGGGGCAACACCCGCTGCTGGGTGAAGCGCGTATCAACCTGACGTTTCGGCAGGTGTTGTAA
- a CDS encoding zinc metallopeptidase, giving the protein MSVLIVLMLLFAALIYAPQWWVKQVMRRHAAELPDMPGTGGELAQHLIERFKLDGIRVEMTEENNDHFDPEARMVRLSPSNFNGRSLTAVAIAAHEVGHAIQFHRREPIFERRARYIPLAIKIQRSGSMALWLAPLFGLLSRSPVAMLLPILISAALHIVGALTYLIVLPEEWDASFEKALPILEEGYLPAEHLPAARQVLTAAALTYFAAALSSLLSLGYLLLVLRR; this is encoded by the coding sequence ATGTCTGTGTTGATCGTACTAATGCTGCTGTTTGCCGCCCTGATTTACGCGCCGCAATGGTGGGTGAAGCAAGTCATGCGCCGCCACGCTGCGGAGTTGCCCGATATGCCCGGTACGGGCGGTGAATTGGCGCAACATTTGATCGAGCGTTTCAAACTGGATGGTATCCGCGTTGAAATGACCGAGGAAAATAACGACCATTTTGACCCAGAAGCGCGGATGGTGCGCCTCAGCCCCAGCAATTTCAACGGGCGTTCCCTCACCGCTGTGGCGATTGCCGCGCATGAAGTTGGTCACGCCATCCAGTTTCACCGCCGCGAACCCATTTTTGAGCGTCGCGCCCGCTATATTCCCTTGGCAATAAAAATTCAGCGCAGTGGCTCAATGGCATTGTGGCTTGCGCCGCTGTTTGGTCTGTTGAGCCGCTCCCCAGTAGCCATGTTATTACCCATCCTCATCAGTGCGGCATTACACATTGTCGGAGCACTCACCTACCTGATTGTGTTGCCCGAAGAATGGGATGCCAGTTTTGAGAAAGCCTTACCGATTTTGGAGGAAGGCTACCTGCCTGCCGAACACCTACCCGCTGCCCGTCAGGTGCTGACAGCAGCGGCATTAACCTATTTTGCGGCGGCACTTTCCAGCCTGTTGAGTTTGGGGTATTTGCTGTTGGTATTACGGCGTTGA
- a CDS encoding c-type cytochrome, whose translation MAHSTPNDPMAKPVLIGGLLLLGAAVGVLVYNLYTTIEKNSIKGEIDTTMQAAVVEANIAPIGSVNAVDKTIVKAARSGEVVYNAVCAACHTTGVLGAPKIDDKGAWDSRLANGLDGLMKNAINGLNSMPARGGDPSITDEELSNAIVYMTGKAGHDLSSQVKAPAAAAPAEQAAAPAAAAPAEQAAAPAAAAPAEQAAAPAAAAPAAAAGVDGEKVYKSSCFSCHDIGIAGSPKLGDKAAWAARIATGNDALYNTAINGKGAMPAKGGNPALSDDEIKAAVDFMVAQSK comes from the coding sequence GTGGCTCACTCGACACCTAACGACCCTATGGCGAAACCCGTTCTGATCGGCGGTCTGCTTTTGCTCGGCGCGGCAGTTGGCGTACTTGTTTATAATTTGTACACCACGATTGAAAAAAATTCCATTAAAGGCGAAATAGACACCACCATGCAAGCTGCTGTGGTTGAGGCGAATATCGCACCGATCGGCTCAGTGAATGCTGTTGACAAGACTATCGTTAAAGCTGCTCGTAGCGGTGAAGTCGTATACAACGCTGTTTGTGCTGCATGTCATACAACGGGAGTACTGGGTGCTCCCAAAATTGACGACAAAGGCGCGTGGGATTCACGTCTTGCTAATGGCTTGGATGGTTTAATGAAAAACGCCATTAATGGCTTAAACTCCATGCCTGCGCGTGGTGGCGATCCGAGTATTACGGATGAAGAGTTAAGTAATGCCATCGTCTATATGACAGGCAAAGCAGGACATGACCTATCTTCACAAGTAAAAGCTCCAGCAGCAGCGGCTCCGGCTGAACAAGCAGCAGCTCCAGCAGCAGCGGCTCCGGCTGAACAAGCAGCAGCTCCAGCAGCAGCGGCTCCGGCTGAACAAGCAGCAGCTCCAGCAGCAGCGGCTCCGGCAGCAGCAGCGGGCGTTGACGGTGAAAAAGTTTACAAAAGCAGTTGCTTCTCCTGCCATGATATTGGCATTGCCGGTTCACCAAAGTTAGGTGATAAAGCAGCGTGGGCAGCACGTATTGCAACAGGCAATGACGCACTGTACAACACGGCTATCAATGGCAAAGGCGCAATGCCTGCTAAAGGTGGCAACCCTGCCTTGTCAGATGATGAAATCAAAGCGGCTGTCGACTTCATGGTTGCTCAGTCCAAGTAA
- a CDS encoding NifB/NifX family molybdenum-iron cluster-binding protein produces MKIGVTSQNLRTVTGHASKARSFLLYEWSAEQAVQPLDSLELSMEMSIHAWDKRGDHPLLALDYLITGPCGKSFINQMKQYGVRVKTTDETDPLLAVQQLVTTVVPWARKPA; encoded by the coding sequence ATGAAAATCGGCGTTACCAGCCAAAATTTGCGTACCGTTACCGGACACGCCAGCAAAGCCCGCAGCTTTTTGCTGTATGAATGGAGTGCCGAGCAAGCGGTGCAGCCCCTTGATTCGTTGGAATTGTCGATGGAAATGTCGATCCATGCATGGGACAAGCGCGGCGATCACCCGTTGTTGGCGTTGGATTATTTGATCACCGGCCCGTGTGGGAAAAGTTTTATCAATCAAATGAAGCAATACGGCGTGCGGGTTAAAACCACTGACGAAACAGACCCGCTGCTGGCAGTGCAGCAGTTAGTGACGACCGTTGTGCCCTGGGCGCGTAAGCCTGCCTGA
- the cysQ gene encoding 3'(2'),5'-bisphosphate nucleotidase CysQ, which produces MDLPNLLQATVRIAQTAGDKIMTVYNAPDFAVKHKADDSPLTAADMAAHHHIVDALTALTPQYPVLSEESASLPFSERSQWQTYWLVDPLDGTREFVKRNGEFSTLIALVHNNAPILGVVHAPALNETWFAHQGGGAFKQMHGETFPISTRATGKPLKVMGSKSHRDPIMPQFLERIGEHEYAVMGSILKACRVAEGSADIYPRLGLTSEWDTAAAQIIVEEAGGHFTRTDMQPLRYNTKDSLLNPHFFVFGKDYHDWSQYLA; this is translated from the coding sequence ATGGACTTGCCAAACCTTCTCCAAGCCACCGTGCGCATTGCTCAAACAGCAGGCGATAAAATCATGACAGTCTATAACGCCCCTGATTTTGCGGTGAAACACAAGGCCGATGATTCCCCACTCACAGCGGCGGATATGGCTGCGCATCACCACATTGTGGATGCATTAACCGCACTCACCCCGCAATACCCGGTGCTTTCCGAAGAATCCGCGAGCCTGCCCTTTAGCGAGCGCAGCCAATGGCAAACCTACTGGCTAGTTGACCCGCTGGATGGAACCCGCGAATTCGTCAAACGCAATGGCGAATTCAGCACCCTGATTGCCTTGGTGCACAACAACGCCCCGATTCTCGGTGTAGTCCATGCCCCCGCATTAAACGAAACTTGGTTTGCACACCAAGGCGGTGGTGCATTCAAGCAAATGCACGGGGAAACCTTTCCCATCAGCACCCGTGCCACCGGTAAGCCGCTCAAAGTCATGGGCAGCAAATCACACCGTGACCCGATCATGCCGCAGTTTTTGGAACGCATCGGCGAACACGAATACGCAGTGATGGGCAGCATTCTCAAAGCCTGCCGCGTTGCTGAAGGTTCAGCGGACATTTACCCCCGCCTTGGCTTAACATCGGAATGGGACACCGCCGCCGCGCAAATTATTGTGGAAGAAGCCGGTGGGCATTTCACCCGCACCGACATGCAACCATTGCGCTACAACACTAAAGACTCCCTGCTGAACCCACATTTCTTCGTGTTCGGCAAGGATTACCACGACTGGTCGCAATATTTAGCGTAG
- a CDS encoding DUF5615 family PIN-like protein, translated as MKLLLDENLSRRVIPAIVDAYPESSQIALLGMESVADGGVWEYARREGYILVTQDSDFHDLSALYGHPPIHFRE; from the coding sequence ATGAAGCTACTGCTGGATGAAAACCTATCCCGACGGGTTATCCCTGCCATTGTGGATGCTTACCCGGAATCCTCACAAATAGCCTTGTTAGGGATGGAATCGGTAGCAGATGGGGGAGTCTGGGAATATGCCAGAAGGGAAGGTTACATACTGGTGACACAGGATAGCGACTTTCACGACTTATCGGCATTGTATGGGCATCCTCCTATACACTTTCGCGAATAA
- a CDS encoding ABC transporter ATP-binding protein has protein sequence MKISLTEYTWRELFQQVLQHRRPLLRANSIAILATLISVPIPLLIPLLVDEVLLAKPAGLVGWMNTWFPAEWHGAVLYIGVITLLTIIMRLLWLVASVYQTREFTLISKQITYRIRQRLLNHIETISMTEYETLGSGTVSSRLVVDVETIDQFLSVSISKFVVAVLTLVGVVVVLLWLHWQLALFILLLNPLVILLTTKLGSYVKTLKTQENSAFEVFQQALTETLDTVQQIRASNRARNFFARVTRHAEAVKIHAGRFAWRSDAANRLSFTLFIAGFDVFRAASMLMVVFSDLSIGEMLAVFSYLWFMMGPVQEVLAMQYGWFGARAALQRINGLLALQPEPQYPHLHNPFTGKTTVGVRAEHITFAYGDKPPVLKDVNLTITAGSVVALVGASGGGKSTFVQVLLGLYQPQQGQLYFDGVPVTDIGLDVVREHVATVLQHPALFNDSIRLNLTLGRELSDPQLWEALEIAQLADTVRAQTHGLDTIVGRQGMRLSGGQRQRLAIARMILSNPSVVILDEATSALDMETEQKLHDALADFLKARTTLIIAHRLSAVRQADHIFVFEDGHISEQGSHHELLQQDGLYRKLYGEP, from the coding sequence ATGAAAATATCCCTGACCGAATACACTTGGCGTGAATTATTTCAGCAAGTTTTGCAGCATCGCCGCCCGCTCCTGAGAGCCAATAGCATTGCCATCCTTGCCACCTTGATCAGCGTGCCGATTCCCTTGCTAATTCCATTGCTGGTAGACGAGGTTTTGTTGGCTAAACCAGCCGGGCTGGTCGGCTGGATGAATACATGGTTCCCCGCAGAGTGGCACGGCGCGGTATTATACATCGGCGTAATCACGCTACTGACCATCATTATGCGCTTACTGTGGTTAGTAGCCTCGGTCTATCAAACCCGTGAATTCACCTTAATCAGCAAACAGATTACCTATCGAATCCGTCAACGCTTGTTAAACCATATTGAAACCATCTCCATGACCGAGTACGAAACCTTGGGCAGTGGCACGGTGAGTTCACGGCTAGTAGTCGATGTGGAAACCATTGATCAATTCCTTAGCGTCAGCATCAGTAAATTTGTCGTGGCGGTATTGACCCTCGTTGGTGTCGTGGTGGTCTTGCTGTGGCTACATTGGCAGTTAGCCTTGTTTATTTTACTGCTCAATCCATTGGTGATATTACTGACCACCAAGCTGGGTTCCTATGTAAAAACCCTGAAAACCCAAGAAAACAGTGCGTTTGAAGTATTCCAGCAAGCATTGACCGAAACGCTCGACACCGTGCAGCAAATCCGCGCCAGTAACCGGGCGCGGAATTTCTTTGCGCGAGTAACCCGTCATGCCGAAGCGGTGAAAATTCATGCTGGACGCTTTGCTTGGCGCAGCGATGCCGCCAATCGCTTATCGTTTACCTTGTTTATTGCTGGCTTTGATGTCTTCCGAGCGGCCAGCATGTTGATGGTGGTATTTTCAGATTTGAGTATCGGGGAAATGCTCGCGGTTTTCAGTTACCTGTGGTTTATGATGGGGCCGGTGCAGGAAGTGCTGGCAATGCAATACGGGTGGTTTGGGGCGCGGGCGGCATTGCAACGCATTAATGGTTTGCTGGCTCTGCAACCAGAGCCGCAATACCCGCATCTACATAACCCGTTTACAGGAAAAACCACGGTAGGCGTGCGTGCCGAACACATCACCTTTGCTTACGGCGATAAACCGCCCGTGTTGAAAGACGTGAATCTAACCATCACTGCTGGCAGCGTGGTCGCTTTGGTTGGCGCAAGCGGCGGCGGGAAATCGACTTTTGTGCAGGTATTGTTAGGCTTGTACCAGCCACAACAAGGCCAGTTGTATTTTGACGGCGTGCCAGTGACAGACATTGGTTTGGATGTGGTGCGAGAACATGTCGCAACGGTGTTGCAACACCCCGCGTTGTTTAATGACAGCATTCGCCTGAATCTTACCTTAGGGCGTGAACTATCAGACCCGCAATTGTGGGAGGCGTTAGAAATTGCACAATTAGCCGATACAGTACGCGCACAGACCCACGGCTTAGATACGATTGTCGGGCGGCAGGGAATGCGCCTTTCTGGTGGGCAACGTCAACGATTGGCCATTGCAAGGATGATTTTATCCAACCCCAGCGTCGTGATTCTGGATGAGGCAACCTCGGCACTGGATATGGAAACCGAACAAAAACTGCATGATGCCTTGGCAGATTTTCTCAAAGCACGGACAACGCTGATCATTGCACACCGCTTAAGTGCGGTACGTCAGGCAGATCATATTTTCGTGTTTGAAGACGGTCATATCAGTGAACAAGGCAGTCATCACGAGCTGCTTCAGCAGGACGGTTTGTACCGCAAATTGTACGGTGAGCCGTGA
- a CDS encoding amidoligase family protein encodes MVANTANPACATVGIEVELLASAGSDRRALAELIAKRLKGSVRAFFHTDSEPSKVQGKPLFYHLTQGFAVHDAHGKLIAKCVDDITLQHDLNKDAPAVPGWYRLVSDEIRLLRLIARHSQADLPIDASLQAVGELFGTQPQASAGGVYRLSDSSGASIALAAPLPGERERACELITAPLMAHDRDTLPLLLDCANELGFLLPLEGATHLHFDGAPFCHAATLQHLVNTLHPQRETLREQLHTNPHCRRLGAWSESLLASVNAADFNSLTWDDARARLAQLSKKELTKYCDFNIRNIIVPTAGKHTLEVRILPSTLAADTIQAALDQFQRCFAQVLAASR; translated from the coding sequence TTGGTTGCTAATACGGCAAACCCTGCCTGTGCAACAGTGGGTATTGAGGTGGAACTGCTGGCTTCGGCTGGCAGTGATCGCCGCGCACTTGCCGAGTTAATTGCCAAACGCTTAAAGGGTAGTGTACGGGCATTTTTCCACACCGATTCCGAACCCAGCAAGGTGCAAGGTAAGCCCTTGTTTTATCATCTCACCCAAGGTTTCGCGGTGCATGACGCGCATGGCAAACTGATTGCCAAGTGCGTAGATGATATTACCTTGCAACACGATCTCAACAAAGACGCGCCTGCGGTTCCCGGTTGGTATCGTTTGGTGAGTGATGAGATTCGTTTGTTACGCTTGATTGCCCGCCATAGCCAAGCGGATTTACCCATTGATGCCAGCTTGCAAGCTGTTGGGGAATTATTTGGTACGCAACCACAAGCCAGTGCAGGTGGGGTGTATCGCCTGAGTGATAGTAGCGGTGCATCCATCGCCCTTGCCGCACCTTTACCCGGTGAACGCGAGCGTGCTTGCGAGTTGATTACCGCGCCACTGATGGCACACGACCGAGATACCTTGCCATTATTGCTGGATTGCGCCAATGAACTGGGCTTTTTACTGCCACTGGAAGGGGCGACGCACTTGCATTTCGATGGCGCACCGTTTTGTCATGCCGCTACTTTGCAACATTTGGTGAATACGCTTCACCCGCAGCGCGAAACCTTGCGCGAACAACTGCATACTAACCCACATTGCCGCCGCTTGGGGGCGTGGTCTGAAAGTTTGCTTGCCAGCGTCAATGCTGCTGATTTCAATAGCTTGACGTGGGATGATGCACGCGCACGTTTGGCGCAATTATCCAAGAAAGAACTGACCAAGTACTGCGATTTCAACATCCGCAATATCATTGTGCCGACAGCGGGCAAACACACGTTGGAAGTGCGAATTTTGCCATCAACCTTGGCGGCAGATACGATTCAGGCCGCGCTTGATCAATTCCAGAGATGCTTTGCGCAAGTGCTGGCGGCAAGCCGCTAA